Part of the Planctomyces sp. SH-PL62 genome, CCCGAGTGTCGATGAGCACGGCGGGGGGCACGTCCTGGAGCGCCGGATGGAAGCCGAGATACTCCGTGACCCGGTCCATGTCGACCTGGCCGACGCTCAGCCCACGCCCCGGGCGGGCCTCGACAATGCCCAGGAACTCCAGCGACTTCGTCGCTTCGCGGAGGCTCAGCCGACTCACGCCGAACCGCCTGGCCAGGTCGGTCTCCGTCGGCAGACGATCCCCAGGCTTGAGGTTCGCCTCCACGATGTACGACTTGAGCCGTCCGGCGACGACGTCGCGGAGCTTGGGCCTCGCCACGGTGTTCAGCATGCCTGGTCCTTCCGATCCTGGGAGTCGTCCGTGACGGGAGTTTATCAGACAATCAGACGCGATCAAACATTTTTCCAACGGAACGCTCCGGCGGCGCGCGGCCCTGGGCCTGTCTACTTTCATGATCGCTTGCTAATCTGGGAAAGGCGTCGGCGATCTGTCGCCTGACACGCCCCGGCGCGATTCCGCGACCTGCTCGGCGAGCGGGAGGACGATCGATGACGACCGACACGAACGACGCCGAACGACCCGACGGGCTCCTCGCCTCGTCCCTGGAAGCGATCGTCGACGATCTCATCGCGCGTCTCCAGTCGGGCGAGGATCCGGACCTGGAGGCGATCGTCGGAGATCACCGGGAGCACGCCGGATCGATCCGTCGCCTGGCGCCGGCGCTGAAGGCGCTGGTGGAGTTCGGCGGGGCCTCGGCCCGCGGTTCCGGGCGGCCGGCCTTCGAGGCCGGGGCGGCGGCCCGGACGCTGGGCGATTTCCGGATCGTGCGAGAGGTCGGGCGGGGGGGCATGGGGATCGTCTACGAGGCGGAGCAGATCTCGCTTCGTCGGCGCGTGGCTTTGAAGGTCCTCCCATCGGCCGCCGCGATGGACCCGCGACACTTGCAGCGGTTCCAGCTGGAGGCCCACGCCGCCGCCGCCCTCCACCACGCGAACATCGTCCCGGTCTACGCGGTCGGCGTCGAGTCGGGGACTTCGTACTACGCGATGCAGTTCATCGAGGGCCGCAGCCTCGGCCAACTCATCGCCGAGATGAGGCGGCTCGCCGGCCTGGATCGGGACGACGGCACGGTGCCCGACCTTGGCGGTCTGACCACCAGGACCCTGGCGGCCAGCCTGCTGGCCGGAGGGCCGCCCCCCCCGGAACCGTCCCCCGCGACCGAGCCCGCCAGGGACGATCCCACCCCCGACCCGGTCCCCGCGACGACCCCGACCGGCGTCACGCCCGACCCCGGCGGCCGGGACTATATCCTCTCGGCGGTCCGGCTGGGCCGGGAGGCGGCCGAGGCGCTGGACCACGCGCACGCCCACGGGATACTCCACCGCGACGTCAAGCCCGACAACCTGCTCGTCGACCTGGACGGCCGGCTCTGGGTCACCGACTTCGGCCTCGCCCAGATCCAGGGCGACCATCGCTTGACGGTCAGCGGGGACGTCCTCGGCACGCTCCGCTACATGAGCCCGGAGCAGGCCCTGGGGAGGCGGATCGTCGTCGACGGCCGCTCGGACCTCTACTCGCTCGGCGCGACGATCTACGAGCTGCTGACCCTGCGCCCGGCGTACGATGGCCGCGACCGGGCCGACGTCCTGCGTCGGATCACCTCCGAGGAGCCGACGCCGCTTCAGAAGCTCAACCCCGCGGCGCCGGCCGACCTGGCGACGATCGTGCACAAGGCGATGGCCAAGGAGCCGGCCGACCGCTACGCCACGGCCAAGGATCTGGCCGAGGACCTGCAACGGTTCCTCAGCCACCGGCCGATCCTGGCGAAGCCCCCGAGCCGGCTCGACCGCCTGGTGAAATGGTCGCGCCGCCACACCGCGGCGATCGCGGCGGCGGGCGCCGTGCTGGTGGCGGCGGTCGTGGGCCTGACCCTCGGCCTGGTCCTCATCGCTCGCGAGCAAAGGCTGACCACCGATGCGCTGGCCGTGGCCAGGGCCCAGCGCTCGCTCGCCCGCGCGGCCGTCGACGACATGTACACCCGAGTGGCCAAGACATGGCTGGCGGAGCAGCCGAAGCTGACTTCCGTCCAGCGAGAGTTTCTGGAGAAGGCCCTCGCCTTCTACGAGCAGTTCGCCGCCGTCCCGGGCTCGGACCCCGAGATGCAGCTCGCCGCCGCCAGGGCCAGTCGGGAAGTGGGAGAGATCCGCTACGCGATCGGCAGGCTCGACGAGTCCTGGAATGCCCACGGGCGGGCCGTCGCCCTCTGCCAGGACCTCGTCGACCGCTTCCCCGACGAGCCGCAATACCGTCATGAGCTTTCCCGAGCCATGTTCCGATTCGGGGTCAATCAGGAGAGACTCGGCAACGTCGGCCACGCGACGCGTCTTTTCGCCCGCGCCCTGGACCTGGCGAAGCGGCTCGCCGACGAGAACCCCCAGGACCGGGAAATCCGCCGGCATCTCGCGGCCGTCCACCAGGTCGCCGGCGACGAGCCCAATCTCCGACGCAGTCTCGAAATCTACGAATCGCTCCTCGGGGAGCGGTCGGAGGACGCCCTCGCCCGCGACGACGGCTTCCACGCCAACGTGCGCGCCGAGCTCGCCTTGCTCACCTTGAACCTGGCCACGTTCCTCCACAATAGCGGGCGATACCAGGAAGCGGAGCCGTTGTACCTGCGGGCGATCGAGTTCCTGCAGCTCCCCTCGACCGAGTACCCGGAGCCGAGGAGGAGGAAGGTCCTCGCCGTCGCGCACATGAACCTGGGCAGGATGCGGTCGGCCACCGACCGGCTCGAGGACGGGCTCGCCGACCTTCGACGATCCGAATCTCTCCTGGAATCCCTGGTCGAGGAGTTCCCCGACATCATCGAGTATCCCTCGTTGCTCGCCGTCTGCTGCCGACTCCTGGGCTACGCCCTGATCGACGCGGGGCAGCATCAGGAAGCGAGCCGGATCGGCCGGCGCGGGGTAGAGCTGGTCGAAAGACTCGTCGAACATCATCCCTCCGTCCCTGGGGATCGACGCGAGATGGTCGACCTCCTGTGCATGATCGCGGACGTCGAGTCCTGCCTCCCCAAAGAGTCTTCGAGCGACCCGGAGCGGGCCCTCGAGATCGTATCCAGGGCCATGACGCTGGGGGGGGATGGGGTCGACGCGCGATCGCAGGCCTGGGCCCGCTACAGGGCGGGGGACTTTAGGGGATGTCTGAAAGCCCTGGAGGGCAAGCCGACCTATCCCGCCGACGGCGATTTCTTCGGGGCCATGGCCCACTGGCGGCTGGGCGACGAGGCCAAAGCCCGGGAGGTCTTCGAGAGGGCCGATCGGCGGCTGTCGGGCCATGAGGGCCGCTCGGATCACAGGATCACCGCGGCCCCGAGCCTGCTGCGTCAGGTCCGCGCCGAGGCGGCGAGGCTGCTCGGCGTCGAGGGGGCGGACGCCGGGCGGACGGGCGCCGCGATGCCCACCGCGGCCCCTTGACGCCGCGACCGCTGGGCGGGGGCGTCATCGCTTGGGCCGCTCGTCCAGGAGTTCGAGGATGTGGCCGTCGACGATCGTCTTGAGCGTGCGAGCGGACAGCTCCGGATCTTTCTGGGACTTGTAGCGCTTGACCAGGAAGCCGAGGCGGGCCGACCCGAGGGCCTCTCGCGTGAGCTGGTCCCGCTCGGCTTCAGTGAGGCGTTCCCAGTAGCCTCGGATGCGGGCCTGCTCGGCCTCCTCCCGCGTCTGCTGATCTTCGGCGGCCTTGCGCCTGGCCTCGTCGACCTTCCGGCGCTGCGCGTCCAGCGCCTCGGCGCGCTCGCGGCGCTGGGCCTCGGACTCGAAGCCCCGAGGGGTCGCGTAATCCTTGCGGATCGACTCCGCGAGGTAGCCAGCCGGGTTCTTGGAGACGCGCTTGTCCTTGCGCTCGACCAGCCAGTCGAAGACCTCCAGCTTGGCGCGGATGCGCTCGGCCGGATGGCTGAGGGCGATCTCGGCCGCCGCCGCCGCGGTTACGCCACGGGCTACGAGCCCTTGCTCCTGCTCGGTCGGCTCCGGGCCGGCCAGCGGCTCGGACGCGTCCAGGGTCTCCTCCCCCATCTCCAGGTCGACGCGACGCCGAAGCGTGATCGTCCAGCTTCGGGGGCCGACCTTCGCGTACCGCTCGTCGCGCTCCATCGGCTCCAGGAATCCGATCTTCTCCAACTCGTCGAGCGCGGGTTGGAGTTTCTCCTTGAGCTTTCCGTTGTCCTTGTAGCCGCGATCCAGCCCCACGTGCTCGCAGGCGAACGTCCGCAGATCCAGGGTCAGCGACCGCGAGTGGTAGAAGTGCTTGCCGAGGAATCGGTACATCTGCTGGGAGCTGGGATGGCGGAGCCGCAGCAGCAGCTTCAGGTCGATGGTCCGGACGAACCCCGCCTCCAGGCTCTGGAAGAAGACCTCGTTCCAGGCGATGTTCGACTTGATCAGCGTCGCCTGCCGCGAGGGCGATCCGTCGTTGATCTCGAAATCGTCGATGATCCCGAAGCCCTTCGACGAGTACGTCTGCCGGGGCTTGTCCCACCAGGAGTTCTCGTACAACACGAAGACGTTTGCCCAGCGCTTGAGCGACAGCTCGACCCGGGCGTACGACTGTCCCGAGTCCGCCCAGCCCAGGACCTTGATGATCTCGCTC contains:
- a CDS encoding protein kinase domain-containing protein, which produces MTTDTNDAERPDGLLASSLEAIVDDLIARLQSGEDPDLEAIVGDHREHAGSIRRLAPALKALVEFGGASARGSGRPAFEAGAAARTLGDFRIVREVGRGGMGIVYEAEQISLRRRVALKVLPSAAAMDPRHLQRFQLEAHAAAALHHANIVPVYAVGVESGTSYYAMQFIEGRSLGQLIAEMRRLAGLDRDDGTVPDLGGLTTRTLAASLLAGGPPPPEPSPATEPARDDPTPDPVPATTPTGVTPDPGGRDYILSAVRLGREAAEALDHAHAHGILHRDVKPDNLLVDLDGRLWVTDFGLAQIQGDHRLTVSGDVLGTLRYMSPEQALGRRIVVDGRSDLYSLGATIYELLTLRPAYDGRDRADVLRRITSEEPTPLQKLNPAAPADLATIVHKAMAKEPADRYATAKDLAEDLQRFLSHRPILAKPPSRLDRLVKWSRRHTAAIAAAGAVLVAAVVGLTLGLVLIAREQRLTTDALAVARAQRSLARAAVDDMYTRVAKTWLAEQPKLTSVQREFLEKALAFYEQFAAVPGSDPEMQLAAARASREVGEIRYAIGRLDESWNAHGRAVALCQDLVDRFPDEPQYRHELSRAMFRFGVNQERLGNVGHATRLFARALDLAKRLADENPQDREIRRHLAAVHQVAGDEPNLRRSLEIYESLLGERSEDALARDDGFHANVRAELALLTLNLATFLHNSGRYQEAEPLYLRAIEFLQLPSTEYPEPRRRKVLAVAHMNLGRMRSATDRLEDGLADLRRSESLLESLVEEFPDIIEYPSLLAVCCRLLGYALIDAGQHQEASRIGRRGVELVERLVEHHPSVPGDRREMVDLLCMIADVESCLPKESSSDPERALEIVSRAMTLGGDGVDARSQAWARYRAGDFRGCLKALEGKPTYPADGDFFGAMAHWRLGDEAKAREVFERADRRLSGHEGRSDHRITAAPSLLRQVRAEAARLLGVEGADAGRTGAAMPTAAP
- a CDS encoding replication initiator protein A; protein product: MEIPPDQDDIRASLEAGLGERLFGKDEMNLAEFPITLLADRKDVSMIIREVPVRDEQTGLTVLRKVTVTGSEVYGLPSAQDNLILLGLIYLTKRANSFRERRVWFTRSEIIKVLGWADSGQSYARVELSLKRWANVFVLYENSWWDKPRQTYSSKGFGIIDDFEINDGSPSRQATLIKSNIAWNEVFFQSLEAGFVRTIDLKLLLRLRHPSSQQMYRFLGKHFYHSRSLTLDLRTFACEHVGLDRGYKDNGKLKEKLQPALDELEKIGFLEPMERDERYAKVGPRSWTITLRRRVDLEMGEETLDASEPLAGPEPTEQEQGLVARGVTAAAAAEIALSHPAERIRAKLEVFDWLVERKDKRVSKNPAGYLAESIRKDYATPRGFESEAQRRERAEALDAQRRKVDEARRKAAEDQQTREEAEQARIRGYWERLTEAERDQLTREALGSARLGFLVKRYKSQKDPELSARTLKTIVDGHILELLDERPKR